Proteins encoded by one window of Lycium barbarum isolate Lr01 chromosome 11, ASM1917538v2, whole genome shotgun sequence:
- the LOC132617537 gene encoding fatty acid desaturase 4-like 1, chloroplastic: protein MHLSSGYFHKSLFSHHSLNNISLILYALLLVILIVYPTLSSYNMFSILLQNHVIRSSERSDEIGTIQRRSSHPDKKSISRQPKSANYKPPTPITKTGTSTKSVLNDPSLQSTWAHRAWMVSGLTTVLISLASSATGAIDSHTWVGPLIAGFIGYVLSDLVSGIFHWAIDNYGSAKTPVFGRLIDAFQDHHQWPWSTTRYQFAKNLHEHARAVTFTVLPINLLCNNPTILAFVGVLSGCLMFSLQIHSWAHGTKSELPSIVLALQDAGIILSRSNHAAHHRPPYNNSYCTVSGLWNQYLDRYKFFELPEMIFFYKFGVRPRSWNEPTSEWTEETETLESLPASH from the coding sequence ATGCATTTATCATCTGGTTACTTTCATAAGAGTCTCTTCTCCCACCACTCTTTGAACAATATATCTCTAATACTATATGCTCTTTTGCTTGTCATTTTGATTGTATATCCAACCTTAAGTTCCTACAATATGTTTTCCATTCTACTTCAAAACCATGTCATTAGATCCTCAGAACGATCAGATGAAATTGGGACGATACAGAGAAGATCGTCACATCCAGATAAGAAGAGCATCTCCCGCCAACCAAAATCAGCTAATTACAAACCACCCACTCCTATCACAAAAACTGGGACTAGTACAAAGAGTGTACTCAATGACCCGAGTTTACAGTCCACATGGGCTCATCGAGCATGGATGGTCAGTGGGCTCACCACCGTGCTGATTTCTTTAGCAAGTTCCGCCACAGGGGCCATAGACTCACATACATGGGTCGGGCCCCTTATAGCAGGTTTCATCGGCTACGTCTTATCAGACTTAGTTAGTGGAATCTTTCACTGGGCAATTGACAATTACGGCAGTGCCAAAACCCCTGTATTCGGGAGACTAATTGATGCATTTCAAGATCACCATCAATGGCCATGGAGTACCACCCGGTATCAATTTGCTAAAAATCTGCACGAGCACGCACGTGCAGTGACTTTCACAGTCCTCCCGATCAACCTTCTCTGTAACAACCCGACGATTCTGGCTTTCGTGGGAGTTCTTTCGGGTTGCCTTATGTTCAGCCTGCAGATTCATTCATGGGCTCATGGCACAAAAAGTGAGTTACCTTCAATCGTGTTAGCACTACAAGATGCTGGAATAATTCTTTCGAGGTCAAATCACGCCGCGCATCATCGCCCcccttacaacaacagttattgCACTGTGAGTGGATTATGGAACCAGTATTTGGATAGATATAAGTTTTTTGAGTTGCCGGAGATGATTTTCTTCTATAAATTTGGAGTTCGGCCGCGGTCTTGGAATGAACCAACTTCAGAATGGACTGAAGAAACTGAGACACTTGAATCTCTGCCTGCTTCACATTGA